The sequence ACCAGATACCGGAAGTCGCACTGGAAGAAGTGGAAACACATGCATTCCTCATGCAGGTGATTGACATGATGGACCAGAAGTTTTTGAAAATTCTGGAGCCGAAAGAACTTCCGACCGCGATACTGGTAAGAGTGCAGGGATCCGATCCGTCCCGGACAATCGGGTACAGGACGGATATCGACGGGCTTCCTGTTGATGAAAAGACAGGACTTCCGTACGCATCGCAGCATCCGGGAAAGATGCATGCCTGCGGTCATGATATGCATATGACAGTCGCGCTTGGCGTATTGGATTATTTTGCGAGCCACCAGCCTAAGGACAATCTGGTGTTCTTCTTCCAGCCTGCGGAAGAAAGCGAAGCAGGCGGGAAGCGTGCCTATGAACTCGGCCTCTTTGAAGGAGAATGGCGTCCGGATGAATTCTACGGACTTCATGTAAATCCGAAAATGCAGACAGGGGTCATCGGATGCCGTATGGGAACACTCTTTGCCGGCACGACTGAAGTCAATATCGATGTGATCGGCAAAGGCGGCCATGCTGCATTCCCGCAGGATGCAAAGGATGCCGTCGTTGCTGCCAGCGCTCTGGTCATGCAGATCCAGACAATCATTTCCCGCTCGATCAATCCGATAGAATCAGGGGTCATTACCCTTGGAAAATTCGAGGCAGGCACAATCAGGAATGTCATTGCCGACCATGCGCGCCTTGAAGGAACGATCCGCGGCCTGACACAGGTGATGATTGAAAAGATCAAGGAACGTGTTCAGGAAATCTGCGAAGGAATTGAAAAAAGCTTTGAAGTGGAAGTCAGGCTGGGACTCAATCAGGGCGGATATTTCCCTGTTGAAAATGATCCCGTGCTGACGAAGCGCTTCATCGGATTCATGCAGAAGAATCCTGATGTAGTCTATGAGGAAGTGCCGCCTGCCATGACAGGAGAGGACTTCGGTTATCTTCTGCATCAGTTCCCTGGAACCATGTTCTGGCTGGGCGTTGATGGCGGAGCCCAGCTTCATGAAGCTTCCATGAGCCCTAAGGAAGGGGCTATCCAAAAGGGAATAACAGCCATTACTGAATTCTTAGAATACCGCATGACTGCAGAAGAGTAATTTTATAATAGAACTGAATTTGTCCTCCAGAGAGACATGATCCCGATGGACAGGAAACAGGAGGTAGATTGTATGCCATCAGTTATTTCAGAATTAAGCGGGATGATTAATCAGAAGCTGACAGAGGTACCGCCGTCAGCGATTCGTGCATTTGACAATGAAATTTCATCTGTCCCGGGAATTATCAAATTAACATTGGGCGAACCGGATTTTGCTGTGCCTGACCATGTCAAAATGGCTGCGGTGAAGAGCATTGCAGAAGACGATTCCCATTACTCACAGTCAGCCGGAAAGATTGAACTGAGGGAAGCCATCGCAGCATATCTGAAACGCACAAGAAATGTCGATTATGATCCGGCTTCGGAAATCGTAGTTGCTGTCGGGGCAACAGAAGCACTGGCTGCCTGCACATTTGCTCTCCTGAATCCGGGAGACAAGGTCCTTGTTCCGACACCTGTTTTTCCGCTGTACTTCCCGCTCATTTCTCTTACGGGAGCAGAGGTTGTCATGATCAATACAGCTCCGGAGGGGTTTGTACTGACTCCGGAACGTCTGAAAAAGGTGCTTGAAGAGGAAGGAAGCAGCGTCAAGGCTATTCTCCTCAATTATCCGTCGAATCCGACAGGACGTTCCTATTCGGCCAAGCTGCTTGATGAACTGGCTGAAATCCTGAAAGAACATCATTTGCTGGTTCTGGCGGATGAAATCTACTCCGAACTGACTTATGATGCGGAGCATTCATCCCTGGCAACCCGCCTTCCGGGACAGACTTTGCTGATTTCCGGCTTGTCCAAGTCCCATGCCATGACCGGATATCGTTTAGGATACGTGGCCGGACCTTCCGCGCTGATCGGTGCAGTCACAAAGATGCATGCATTTATGGTGACCTGCATCAATGACTCCGCACAGGCCGCTGCTGTCGAAGCATTGAATCATGGAGATAACGATCCGGTTGTCTTCAGGGAAGCATACAGGCACCGCAGAGATTATATGGTGGGCCGCATGCGCAAGATGGGATTTGAAATGGCAGTGCCTGAAGGCGCATTCTATGTATTTGCCAAAATCCCGAAGGAATTTGGAACAGACGACTTTGCTTTTGCATTAAGACTGGCCAAGGAAGGCAGGCTGGGGATTATCCCAGGATCCGTCTTTGGAAACGGCGGCGAAGGATATGTAAGAATTTCCTATGCGGCATCCGATGAGAAAATCGAAGAGGCAATGAACTGTCTCGAAGAGTTTGTCAGCCATATCTGAAACCAGGCGGGAAGGCGCAGAGCGCCGCTCCAGATATTTTCCCGTATCAGATAAATGCTATAATCAGTTGGATTTCCATATGAAAGGCAACCATAAAATCAGGCAAAATTTCCTGCCTTTAGATGGAATGCTGCCAGCTTGCCAGGTCAGTCTTTGTTGAAAACAGGAATTGGCTGACAGGAACTATTTACTTTGAGGATTTCGTGTATGAACAAAAAGAGAATTGTAATATTTGCATCAGGCCGCGGCTCAAACGCCGAGGCCATCCATGAGGCCTGCGAAAACGGGATAGTCAACGGAGAGGTCGTTGGCGTCATCTGTGATCACGCAGGAGCGCAGGTTCTTGAAAGAGCCAGACGCTGGAATGTACCCTCCACGGTCATCGAATTAAAATCCTTCGAGAACAAGGCAGCTTTCAATGATGCCCTCCTCGAAGCAGCCGCATCATATAAGCCCGATCTCATCTGCCTTGCCGGCTACATGAGAATCTGCGGGGAAAATCTGATCCATGCATTCCCGAACCGGATCATCAACATCCATCCGGCTCTGCTTCCGAGCTTCCGCGGGCTCCATGCCCAGAGACAGGCCATTGAAGCCGGCGTCAAAGTTGCAGGCTGCACGGTCCACTTTGTCGGAACGGGCCTTGATGACGGCCCGATCATCACGCAGACTGCCGTTCCCGTCTATGATGATGATACGGAAGACACGCTGTCCGCACGCATCCTGGAACAGGAGCATCCTTCCTACGTCCGCGCTGTCGCTGCCTACTGCAGGGATGAGCTTACGATTGAAGGACATCATGTTTCCGGCATGCACGGCCACCATTAATTCAGACTGAATATCTGATGATTTCAGATTCACATAGTATCGCCCGGAAACGGGCCGTTCACAAAGGAGGAGTTATAATGGCAGTCAAAAGAGCGCTTATCAGCGTATCTGATAAGACAGGTGTTGTAGATTTCGCAAGAGGACTTCATGAACTCGGCGTGGAAATCATTTCCACAGGCGGAACCATGAAGGCAATCGCAGATGCAGGCATTCCTGTAAAATCTGTTTCTGAAGTTACCGGTTTCCCGGAAATGATGGACGGCAGAGTCAAGACACTGCATCCGATGATCCACGGCGGCATCCTTGCTATCCGTGACAACCCGGAACATGTCAAGGCCATGAAGGAACACGGCATTACCGGCATCGACCTCGTAGCCGTCAACCTGTACCCGTTTAGGGAAACCATTGCAAAACCTGATGTCACCAGAGCTGAAGCTATCGAAAACATCGATATCGGCGGCCCGTCCATGGTCCGTGCAGCAGCAAAGAACTATAAGTACGTTGCTGTTGTTGTCGACCCCAAGCAGTATGATGACATTCTTGAAAGAATTAAAAATGACCAGCTGACTGAAGAATTCCGTCTGGATCTCTCCAGAAAGGCATTCCTCCACACAGGCCTTTACGACTGTGCTATCGCTGACTACCTGACAAAACAGGTCAACGGCACAGAAGATACACTGCCGGATATTTACAGCATGGCCTATGTCAAGCTGCAGGACCTGCGCTACGGTGAAAACCCGCATCAGAAAGCTGCTTTCTACAAGGATCCGGAAGCAACAGGCGGCATCGCT is a genomic window of Veillonellaceae bacterium containing:
- a CDS encoding N-acetyldiaminopimelate deacetylase, with the protein product MLKEDDLITIRRHLHQIPEVALEEVETHAFLMQVIDMMDQKFLKILEPKELPTAILVRVQGSDPSRTIGYRTDIDGLPVDEKTGLPYASQHPGKMHACGHDMHMTVALGVLDYFASHQPKDNLVFFFQPAEESEAGGKRAYELGLFEGEWRPDEFYGLHVNPKMQTGVIGCRMGTLFAGTTEVNIDVIGKGGHAAFPQDAKDAVVAASALVMQIQTIISRSINPIESGVITLGKFEAGTIRNVIADHARLEGTIRGLTQVMIEKIKERVQEICEGIEKSFEVEVRLGLNQGGYFPVENDPVLTKRFIGFMQKNPDVVYEEVPPAMTGEDFGYLLHQFPGTMFWLGVDGGAQLHEASMSPKEGAIQKGITAITEFLEYRMTAEE
- a CDS encoding aminotransferase class I/II-fold pyridoxal phosphate-dependent enzyme, whose product is MPSVISELSGMINQKLTEVPPSAIRAFDNEISSVPGIIKLTLGEPDFAVPDHVKMAAVKSIAEDDSHYSQSAGKIELREAIAAYLKRTRNVDYDPASEIVVAVGATEALAACTFALLNPGDKVLVPTPVFPLYFPLISLTGAEVVMINTAPEGFVLTPERLKKVLEEEGSSVKAILLNYPSNPTGRSYSAKLLDELAEILKEHHLLVLADEIYSELTYDAEHSSLATRLPGQTLLISGLSKSHAMTGYRLGYVAGPSALIGAVTKMHAFMVTCINDSAQAAAVEALNHGDNDPVVFREAYRHRRDYMVGRMRKMGFEMAVPEGAFYVFAKIPKEFGTDDFAFALRLAKEGRLGIIPGSVFGNGGEGYVRISYAASDEKIEEAMNCLEEFVSHI
- the purN gene encoding phosphoribosylglycinamide formyltransferase, which translates into the protein MNKKRIVIFASGRGSNAEAIHEACENGIVNGEVVGVICDHAGAQVLERARRWNVPSTVIELKSFENKAAFNDALLEAAASYKPDLICLAGYMRICGENLIHAFPNRIINIHPALLPSFRGLHAQRQAIEAGVKVAGCTVHFVGTGLDDGPIITQTAVPVYDDDTEDTLSARILEQEHPSYVRAVAAYCRDELTIEGHHVSGMHGHH